The DNA window ATGAGCGGTTCTCGCACAGGGATGTGTCCATCCCGACGGCGCGGCCGAAAGGGGCGCCGACGGCGCTGCCCGTGGAGCTGGATCCGCCGCAGCACGGGGCCTACCGGGGGCTGATCTCGCCGGCGTTCTCGATCCGCGCGGTGGGGGCGATGGAGGCGAAGATCCGCGAGGTGACGGTGGCGCTCGTCGAGGCCATCGCGCCGCGGGGTGAGTGCGAGTTCGTCGGCGATTTCGCGAAGGAGCTCCCGGTGGTGGTGTTCCTCGATCTGGTCGACTTGCCGCGGGCGGACCGGGAGACGCTGCTGCCGTGGGCCGAGGATCTGATCCGGCCGAAGAGCGCCGAGACGGCGGGGCTCGCGTACCAGAACCTGGCGAGGTACGTCGCCGGCTGGGTGGCGCAGCGGACGGAGCGGCCTGGCAACGATCTGATCAGCCACATCGCAGGGTCGCGGGTGCACGGGCGCCCGATCACGCAGGACGAGGCGATCCGCCTGTGCATGCTGGTGCTGGTCGGCGGGCTGGACACGGTGGCGTCGATGCTGGGGTTCGTGGCGCGGTTCATGGCGCAGCACCCGGTGCACCGGCGGCAGCTCGCGGAGGACCCGACACTCCTGCCGCAGGCGGTCGAGGAGCTGATCCGGCGTCACGGGCTGGTGAACACGACGCGCACGATCACCCACGACTTCGTGTTCAAGGGGGTGCAGCTCAAGGAGGGGGAGCGGATCCTCGTGCCGAATCACCTGGCGGGGCTGGACGAGCGCACGGTGGAGGCGCCGCTGACGGTCGATTTCCTGCGGCCGAAGCCGGCGCCCCACGCGGCGTTCGGCAATGGGCCGCACCGCTGTCCCGGGTCGACGCTGGCCAGGACCGAGCTGCGGATCTTCCTGGAGGAGTGGCTGAAGCGGATCCCGGAGTTCGGGATCAAGCCGGGGACGAAGCCGGTGTTCGCTTCGGGTGCAGTGAACACGGTGCACGAGCTGCACCTGGGCTGGACACCTGCCCGGGGCTGAGCACCGCGCAAGCGAGCTTGATGGCGCGCCCAGGGGATCCGCGCGCCGGAACAAACAGGCGCTTGCGGACGACGGTGGTGCTATCGAGGCCCTGGAGCAGAAGTGATGAACGTGGAAGAGACGGTGGTCATCGTGGGGGCAGGGCAGGCTGGCGGCGAGGTGGCGACCTCGCTCCGGCAGCAAGGCTACGAGGGGCGCGTCGTGCTCGTGGGGGACGAGGCGCACCCGCCCTACCAGAGGCCACCTCTCTCGAAAGGGTTTCTGCTGGGCAAGGTGCAGCTCGCGCAGCTCTACCTGAAGCCCGAGGCGACGTACGAGCGGTTCAACATCGCGCTCAAGCTCGGGACGCGGGTGACGGCCGTCGAGCGGGAGGCGCGCGAGGTGGTGCTCCACGATGGGAGCCGGCTCGCCTACGACAAGCTGGTGCTCGCGACCGGAGGTAGGGCGCGGATGCTGGAGCTGCCGGGCGTGGACCCGTACAAGCTCGGGAACCTGTTCTACCTGCGGTCGATCCCCGATGTGGAGGGGATGCGGTCGCACTTCGTGGCGGGCAAGCACCTGGTGCTCATCGGGGCGGGGTATGTCGGGCTGGAGGTGGCCGCAGCGGCGGTGCAGCTCGGGGTGCAGGTGACGGTGATCGACGTGGCCCCGCGGGTGCTGTCGCGGGTGACGGGGCCCGAGGTGTCGGGGTTCATCGAGGGGGTGCACCGGGATCGCGGGGTGACGTTCCGGATGCCGGCAACGGTGAAGGGCGTGACGCTGGACGAGGCGGGTGAGGCGGTGCGCGAGGTGGTGGTGGAACAGGACGGGGTGGAGGAGCGGATCGCCGCCGACGTGGTGCTGGTGGGCATCGGGCTGGTGCCGAACACGGAGCTGGCCGAGGCAGCGGGGCTCGCGGTGGACGATGGGATCGTGGTGGACGCGCTGGCGCAGACGTCCGACCCGAGGGTGCTGGCGGTGGGGGACTGCGCGAACCAGCCGAGCGCGTACGCGGGGCGAAGGATCCGGCTGGAGTCGGTGCCGAACGCGATGGAGCACGCGCGGGTGGCCGCGGCGACGGTGCTCGGGAAGGCGGCGCCGACGCCGGCGGTGCCGTGGTTCTGGTCGGAGCAGTACGGGATGCGGTTGCAGCTCGTGGGGCTGTCGACGGGGTACGATCGGTGCGTGGTGCGCGGCTCGATGGAGAACCGGGCGTTCTCGGCGTTCTACCTGGCAGACGGGCACCTGATCGCGGCGGACGTGGTGGGGCGGCCGGCGGATTTCGTGGCGGCGAAGAAGCTGGTCGCGGCGAAGGCGGTGCTGGATCCGGCGGCACTCGCAGACGAGAACGTGGCGCTGGCGACGCTGGGATGACGACGGCATCGCCGGGGTGAGGGCGGCGACGATGGGGTGAGGGGCGTCGCTGCGTCGAGGTGACGGGGGGCGTCGATGCGCTCGGAAGGGGGCGTTGTCGCGTCGAGGTAACGGGCCACGTCGCGAGTGGAGATCGCAAGTTGGTGCTGCTGTTTCACCCAGCAGGGCATCTGTGAACGATGTCGCCGCTGTCGATAACCTGCGCGATATGTGACCCGCGCGTCATGGGCGTCTTTCCGACGGAGCATGGTCCCAGACCGTCCGGAATCGATGCTCAGCGTGGGCTTGGGTCGCGTGACGAGGGGGGGCTGGAGCAGGCGTCCGCTTTCGCTGCGCCGAGCAGGGCGGCGCCGATGACGCCTGCGGAGTCGCCGAGGGCGTTGCGGAGGATGGGGGTCGAAAGCTCGTCGTTGAAGACGTACCGGGCGACCCGCGCGCGGCCCTCGTCATAGAGGAGGTCGAGCTGGCTCACGCCTCCGCCGAGGACGACGGCGCTGGGGTCGAGGATGTCGATGAGGTTGGCGAGGCCGCGGCCGTAGGCGTCGAGGAAGGTGTCGAGGGCGGCCTGGGCGTGGGGGTCGTGGTCTCTGCGGGCGGCGATCTCGTCGAGGTGGCGTGCGGTGCCGGCACGCTGGGCGTAGTCGGCCTCGACGGCGGGGCCGCTGATGTACTGCTCCAGGCAGCCACGCTGGCCACAGTAGCAAGGGGCGCCGCGGTCGGCGTAGACGCCATGATGACCCCACTCGCCAGCGATGCCCTGGGGGCCTGGCCAGGGGCGGCCGTGGAGGACGAGGCCACCGCCGACGCCCGTACCCATGATGACGCCGAAGACGACGCCGTCGCGGTAGGGGGCGGCGGCGCCGAGGAAGGCCTCGGCGAGGGCGAAGCAGTTGGCGTCGTTGTCGAAGGCGGTGGGGCGACGGAGGCGGGCTTCGAGGTCGGTGCGGAAGGGGCGGCCGTTCAGGCAGACGGTGTTGGCGTTCTTGATCAGGCCAGCGCGGGTGATGCTCCCGGGCATGCCGACGCCGAGGGGTGTGTGGCGCAGGTCGAGGCCCAGCTCGGCAGCGAACGACTCGATGAGGGTGGCGGTCTCTTCGAGGACGGCGTCGTAGCCGCGCTCGCGGTGGGTGGGGATGCGGCGGCGGGCGACGACGTCGGGTACGGCGGTGCTCGCGCTGGAGGTGCTGCTCGCGGAGGCACTCGGGCCGGCGGGGTGGGGTCCGGAGGCGTGCAGCCGCGCATCGAGCTTCAGCGCTGCGATCTCGATCTTGGTGCCGCCGAGGTCGACGCCGATGGTGATCCCCCCCGTCATGCTCATCTCCCTTCGAGCGGTTTCAGGAACCGGACCATGATGCGCTTGGTCCCCCAGCCGGAGAAGGTGACGCTCGCGATGGGGTCGGGGCCGGGGTCGATGCTGTTCACGGTACCCAGGCCGAAGCGGTCGTGCTGGACGCGGGAGCCGCGGCGCAAGGAGATGGCCTCGCCGTCGCTCTCGACATCGGGCTCGCGTTCCACGAAGCGTTCGCCAGGGGCGGCGGTGGCTGACGGGGTCGGTGGGCGCACGGGGAGGTTACGGAGGGCGGCCGGGGGGCTGGCGCTGCCGGCGGAGCCCATGGCGCCTTGCTGGGGGTGACGCCAGGCGAGGCGGGGTCCGTCGTCGAAGCGTGCGCCTGCGGAGCGGTCGCGATCGCCACGGCCACCGCCGAAGCGGCCTGCACCTTGCGACATGCCGAAGCCGCCCGAGCCTTCGGGACGGCGGGCCATGAGCTGGCTCGCGGGGGTGAGCACGCCGCGGACCGCGGAAGCGGGCATGTCCTTGAGGAAGCGGCTCGGGGCGTTGTAGCGGGTCTGGCCGAAGATGGCGCGGCGGGAGGCGTGGGTGATCCAGAGCTTCTCGCGGGCGCGGGTGACGGCCACGTAGGCGAGGCGGCGCTCTTCTTCGACGTCGTCGTTGCGTGAGGGCTCCATGCTGCGGAAGGGGAAGAGATCTTCTTCCATGCCGGTGAGGAAGACGGCATGGAACTCCAGGCCCTTGGCGGCGTGGATGGTCATCATCGCGACCTTGGGGACGTCTTCCAGGGTGTCGGCGTCGGAGGTCAGGCTGACGCGCTCCAGGTAGCCGGTGAGGAGGGCGGGCTCGCCGGCGGCCTTCATCTCTTCCTCGTAGTCGAGGATGGACTGGAGCAGCTCGTGGAGGTTCTGGAGGCGCGCGTCGGCTTCGGCGTTGTCCTCTTCCTTGAGGAGCCGGGCGTAGCCGGTGCGCTCGAGGATCTCTTCGGCGAGCTGGCTCGGGGAGGCCTCGCGGGCCATCTCGCGCAGCTTTTCCATCATGTCGCGGAAGGCGAGGAGGTTCTTCCGGATCTGCGGGGTGACGCTGGGCTTGTTCCCGGTGTGGGCGTCCTGGATGGCGCCTTCGGCGAGGGGCTGGATGGCGTCGTAGAGGGAGACCTGGAGGTTGTCGGCGACCTGGATCAGCCGGTCGATGGTGGTCGCGCCGATCTTGCGGGGCGGGACGTTGATGATGCGGTGGAGGTCGACGTCCGTCCTCGGGTTGACCACGACGCGCAGGTACGAGAGCAGGTTCTTGATCTCGGCGCGTTCGAAGAAGCGGGTGCCGCCGATGATCTGGTAGGGGATGCGCTCGGAGCGGAGCACCTCTTCGAGGACGCGCGACTGGGCGTGGACACGGTAGAAGACGGCGATCTCGCGCGGAGAGACGCCCTGCTCGGTGAGCTCGCGGATGCGCGCGGCGACCCACGCCGCCTCGTCGTGCTCGCTGTCGGCGGCGACCACCTGGACTGGATCGCCAGGGCGGTTCGAGGTCCACAGCTCCTTGGGCTCGCGGTCCTTGGCGTGGCGGATGACACCGAGGGCGGCCTGGACGACGTTGCCGACCGAGCGGTAGTTCTGCTCCAGCTTGATGACGTTCGCCGTGGGGAAGTCACGGCGGAAGCCGCGGATGACGCGGACGTCGGCCCCGCGCCAGCGGTAGATGCTCTGGTCGTCGTCGCCGACCACGCACAGGTTGTCGTGCTTCTGGCAGAGGGCGCGGACGAGGCGGTACTGGACGTGGTTCACGTCCTGGAACTCGTCGACCAGCACGTAACGGAAGCGGCTCCGGAGGTCCTCGCCGGCGAGGCTCTCCGGGTCCTCGACGAGGCGGAGCACGGCGAGGAGGAGGTCGTCGAAGTCGACGGCGCTGGCCGTCTTGAGGTGACGCTCGTAGGCGCGGTAGCAGCGCGTCACCGCATCGTCGAAGTAGCTGTCGGAGTCGATGTCGTCGGGGCTGCGCCCCTCTTGCTTGTAGGCGTGGATGCGCGAGAGGACCTGGCGCGGCGGGTAGCGGCGGTCGTCGAGATCGAGCTCCTTGAGGACGCGGGCCACGACGGCGCGCTGGTCCGCGTCATCGTAGATGACGAAGCCACGATCCAGCCCCGCGGCCTCGTGGTGCTTCCGGAGCAAGCGGACGCAGACGGAATGGAACGTGCCCACCCAGAGGTCCCGGACGATCTCGGGGCCCACCAGGCGTTCGAGGCGGAGCTTCATCTCGCCGGCGGCCTTGTTGGTGAAGGTCACCGCAAGGATACGGTACGGCGGTACGTGATGGCCGGCGAGCAGGTTGGCGATGCGGTAGACGATGACCCGTGTCTTGCCGCTGCCCGCGCCCGCGAAGATGAGGAGCGGCCCGTCGACGTGTGTGACCGCGTCCGCCTGGGGGCCGTTCAGCTCTTCGTTCATCACCACGCGAGGATCCTGCGTGGTGTCTCCGTGCTCGTACTGCTCCGCCACGGGCTGTCGCTAGCACGGCCTGCGCTGCGAGGGGAGCGGGCTTGACGCGCCGTCGTCACCCGCACACATCCGAGGGAGACAATGCGCATTGCTCTGACCCACAACCTGAAGATCACTGGCTCTCCCGAGGAGGCAGAGTTCGATAGTCCGGAGACGATCAACGCGATCTCCGCGGCGCTCGAGCGGGCCGGGCACGAGGTGGAGCGCATCGAGGTGAGCGGGCCGGCGTCGCGTGTCATCGCGCGGCTCGAGGCGCTCCAGCCGGACCTGATCTTCAACACCGCCGAGGGGCACAAGGGCAAGACGCGCGAGGCGTTCTATCCGTCGCTGTTCGACGAGATGGGCATCCCGTACACCGGCTCCGACGCCTACGCGCACGCGATCGCGCTGGACAAAGCGCTGACGAAGCGGGTGCTGGCGTCGTACGCGGTGCCCACGCCGCGCGCCCGGCTGATCCGGCGCGCGAGCCTGGAGAGCGGCGCGCTCGACGATGTCGTGTTCCCGGTGATCGTGAAGCCGAACTTCGAGGGGTCGTCGAAGGGGATCTCCAGCGCCTGGAGCGTGTGCGAGGACGCGCACGAGCTGGCCGAGGTCATCGATCGGCTGCTGCCCCGCTTCGAGGCGGGGTTGCTCATCGAGCGCTACCTGCGCGGGTTCGACGTGGGCTGCTCCTTCGTGGATGGACTGGGAGAGGACGGCATTCTCGATCCGGTCGAGTACTGCATCGACCCTGCGGTGGCCGGTCCTTACAACGTCTACGACTACTACCTCAAGAACGCGCGCACCGAGCATGTCGCCTTCCGGATGGCGCAGCTTCCTTCCACGGTCGCGCAGAGAATTCGTGCGCTCACCGGCCGCATCGTGCGCGCCCTGGACCTGAAGGACCACGTCCGCTGCGAATTCCGGATCACGCCCTCGTCCCTGGGAGACCGGGATCACGAGGTGCATTTCTTGGAGGTGGACGGGCTGCCCTCGCTGGAGCCGGGGCAGCCGGTGTTCGTCTCCTCGTCGCAGAAGGGGGTCGACTTCGACGGGGTGATTCTGGCCGTGGTGCGCAGCGCTTGCCGGCGCCGTGGGCTCATGCACCTGCTGGACGGGGCGCCGCGCAAGTCCCCTCGCGGGGCGCTGCGGGTGGGCTTCGCCTACAACATGCGCCGGGCCGAGGCCGCGGAGACGGACGCGGAGGCCGAGTTCGACTCGCCGAAGACCATCCAGGCGATCGCCGAGGCCATCGAGAGCTACGGCCACACGGTGGTCCCTCTGGAGGCGACGCCAGACCTGCCCCGACGCATCGCAGACGCCTCGCCCGACGTGGTCTTCAACATCGCCGAGGGCATCCGGGGGCGCGGCCGTGAGGCCCAGGTGCCGGCGCTCTGCGAGCTGCTCGGCGTTCCCTACAGCGGCTCGGACGCGACGACGCTCTCGCTCTGCCTGGACAAGGGCCTCACCAAGCAGATCTTGCGGTCCGCCGGTATCGACACGGCGGAGTGGCAGGTGCTCTCGACCGGCCGCGAGAAGATGAAGGCGTTCCGTTACCCCGTCATCGTGAAGCCGAATGCCGAGGGGACGTCGAAGGGCATCACCTCGTCGTCGGTGGTGCACGACGAGGCCTCGGCGCGGACGGCGGCGCGGCAGCTCATCGAGCGGTACCACCAGCCCGCTTTGATCGAAGAGTACATCCCGGGCCGGGAGTTCACCGTGGGCTTGCTCGGCGAGCGACGCCCCAAGGTGCTGCCGCCCATGGAGGTGGTCTTCAATGGATCCCCTTCTCACCCCGTCTACGGCTTCGAAGAGAAGCTGCTGGGGGCCACGGCGGTGAGCTTCGAGTGCCCCGCGAAGCTTTCCGCGCCCGAACAGAAGCGCATCGAGAAGGTTGCACGTGATACCTTCATGGCGCTCGACTGTCGGGACGTGGCGCGCGTCGATCTGCGCATGACGAAGGACGGCAAGGTGTACGTGATCGAGATCAATCCGTTGCCAGGGCTGACGCCGGACTTCAGCGATCTGTGTACGATCGCGCGGGTCGCGGGCATGGATTTCCGATCGTTGATCGGAGAGATCATGTCCGGCTGCTTGAAGCGGCAGCGTGAGGGGCGTGAAGGTCGCGCGCCGGAGCCGAACGCGAAGCCTTCGACCCTCCCCGCAGCGCAGGTGGCGCAGGGGGGGCAGGTGAACGCAGTGCAGGGCGTCGACCGGTCTGCGACATCGGCAGCGCCAGCCGTGACACCCGCGGCGCTCGCCGTGACACCCGCGGCGCTCGCCGTGACACCTGCGGCGCCTGCCGTGATGGCGTCGCCCCCGGCGCCAACCATCGCCCCCGCGCCCAGCGCGCCGTCCGACAAACCCGCTGGAGGGCAGCCGCCGGGTCCTCGAGGAGTGAACGGCGCATGAGCGGGGGAACCCCGCGCAAGCCCCGGTTGCGTGAGCTGGGCGTCTCGATTGGCCGCTTCCCGGTCGGTCAGCACAACGCGATCACCGACGTCGACGGTGTGCGCGTGAACCACGTCACCCTCGTCGAGGGGAGCGGCAAGCTCGTCCCCGGGGTCGGGCCCGTGCGCACGGGGGTGACCGCGGTCATGCCGGCCCACGGCGATCCCTTCCTCGATCGCGTGTTCGCCGCGAGCTACGTGCTCAACGGGGCAGGGGAGGTGACGGGCCTGTCGCAGATCGAGGAGTGGGGTCTCTGCGAGACGCCGATCTTGCTCTGCAGCACACTGTGTGTGGGGCGGGTGGCCGACTCGACCGTCGCCTGGCTCTCGCAGCAGCACCCGATGATCGGCCAGGAATACGACGTGGTGATCCCCGTCGTGGCCGAGTGCGACGACAGCTACATGAACGACGCCGTGGGCCGCCACGTCACGCCGGCCGATGTGGCCGAGGCGCTCGACGGTGTGCGGGCCGGGCCGGTCGAGGAAGGATGCGTCGGGGCGGGGACCGGGATGCAGACCTTCCACTTCGCAGGCGGCATCGGCACCTCCAGCCGGATCATCGACCTCGCGGGCGTCTCGTACACGGTGGGCTCGCTCGTGCTCTCCAACTTCGGCGTGCGAGACTTGCTGCGCATCGACGGCGTTCCGATCGGGCGGATGATCGCCGACCGCTTCGCCCACGTCCCGCAGCGGGCCCCCGCCGGCTCGATCATCGTGCTGGTGGCGACCGACGTGCCGATGACCCACCGGCAGCTCGGCAGGCTGTCACGCCGCGCCGCCCTGGCGATCGGCAGGACCGGCGGCTATGCGGCGCACAACTCGGGCGAGATCATCCTCTCCTGGAGCACCGCCAACCGCATTCCCCGCCTTTCCGAGCACGGGCGCCACGTGGTCGAACTCATTCTCGACACCACGATCGACCCGCTCTACGAAGCGACGGTCGACGTCGTGGAGGAGGCCATCCTCAACGCCATCTGCGCCGGCGTCGACATGGTCGGTCACAGCGGCCATCGCGCTCCGGCGCTCCCCAGCGACCTCGTGGCGGAGCTGTTGCGGCGTCACCGCATTCCACATGCATCGGATCCTGGAAGATCCCACGGCGGGTCAGCTCAATAGAACTGGAAATCGTGGCGCTCTCGTGGCGCTCAGGGGCGCGGTGTGAGCAGGTTGCACATTGCGTGTGGGATCCCCTGAGGGGCGCTTACAGCTTCAATCGCCGATTGCAGCAGGACCTCTTCCGGATGCGATGGTTTCTTTGCCACGGACGAAGCTGCCTTCCATGTGGTCAGAGGAGCGCGCGTGGAAGCGAATGGCAGTGCTGAACTCACGCACGTGCGAGACGCTGGGATCGGGCTGTGTGCAGCCTTGACCGCGTCCGAATGCATCTCCTATATCCAGAACTGGGACGCTCTGCATCGACGTCTCATGCATTGACTTCGCTGGGAGACAGCTGGTGACTGGGGGGTGAGCCGGCTCGTGGGGACAAGTGCCAGCGACTTGGGGGGGGAGCTGGCACGGTGGAGAGTGCGCTGGTGACCGGGGGGTGAGCTGGCGTCTGGAGGGAATTCCGACGGAGGGGAGGGGCCGTCGGGGGATCGCGAGACCGGGCGAGGTGCGCGGGGTGCGCGCTGCCGGGTCGGGCGGGCGAGCTGCTGCCGGGACGGCGGACGCGAAGGTGCACGGCGGAGGTCGTGATGCGTGTACCGTGCCGTCAATGACTCAGAGCGAGCGAGAGATCCTGGTGACGGGTGCGACAGGCGCCCAGGGAGGCGCCGTGGTGCGCCACTTGTTGCAGCGTGGGTATCGTGTCCGCGCGCTGTGTCGTGACCCGCAGAAGCCTGCGGCGAAGGCGCTGTCCGAGGCTGGCGTGCGGGTGCTCCAGGGCGACTTCGACGATGCGGCGTCGCTCGCCGAGGCGACGCGCGGCGTGTACGGCGTCTTCGGTGTCCAGAATTTCTGGGACGGGTTCCCTGGGCCCTGCATCGGCCTCGAGCACGAGGTGCGGCAAGGGAAGGCGCTGCTCGACGCGGCGAAGGCTGCGGATGTCCGGCATTTCGTGCAGGCGTCGGCCGGTGGCGCGGCCGCGACGCCGTGCATCCCCAGCACCGAGTCCAAGCGCCGGATCGAGCTGCACGCGAAGGCCATCGGCATTCCGTGGACGTTCGTGCGTTCGGTGTTCTTCATGGACAACCTCGTCCATCCGGCCTGGGGCTTCATGCAGCCCATCCTGGAGGGGCGCCTGGAACTCTCGCTCGCGCCGGAGACGCGGTTGCAGGTGATCGCGGTCGACGACATCGGACACTTCGTGGGCATGGCCTTCGATCGTCCCCGGGAGTTCGTCGGCTCGGCCTTCGATCTCGCCGGTGACGAACTCTCCATGCTGGAGATGGCAGCGGTCTTCTCGCGGGTGATGGGGAAGGAGATCCGCTTCACCGGGAGTCTCGCGGGGCTCGAGCGGGTCAAGGCGTTCAGTGAGGAGCTGGCCTCGGTGTTCCGGTGGGCGCACGAAGTGGGCTTCGGCGCGTTCATTCCGGGGCTGCGGGCGCTCCACCCGGGGCTGTCGACGCTGGAGGCCTTCCTGCGCCGTGCCGGCTGGGAGGGCCGCGGTGGGCGTGCTTGACAGGCTGGTGCGGGTTTGGTTCGTACGGGCCTCATGAAACGCTGGATGCGTCTCAGTGGCCTCGCGTGGGCCCTCGCCTGCGGGCTCTCGGCGTGTACCGCCTCCTCCACGCACATGTCGGGGCCGTGCCCGCCCGAAGCGCAGCCGGCCCCCGGGGCGTCAGGAGCCATCGAGAATGCGGCCACCGCGAAAGGCGCCGCGGCGAGCGAGGGAACGGCGGACACCGCGGCCATCGAGGCGGAGCTGGAAGCCCTCCACCGGCGGCTGGTCGCAGCGTACGCCAGCAACGACGTGGCCACCCTGGAGCAGCTCGTCGCGCCCGACCACATCCACAACAATGTGTTCGGCATGCTCCAGGACAAGGAGGCGCTGCTCGGCGACATCCGCTCGGGGACGCTCAGGTTCCAGTCCTACGACATCACCTCGTCGCGCTGGTTCATCGAAGGTGACCTGGCGATCGTCACGGGGACGCTGAGCGCCGTCGCCGAGCGCGCTGGCAAGCCTGTCCCGGTCAAGGCGTTCCGGTTCACGCGGATCTTCCGGAAGCGCGATGGGGCGTGGCTGGAGTTTCTGTTCCACAACACCATGATCGTGACGCCCCCTGGAGCGCCACCTGCCCCTGGAGCCCGGTGATGCGAGCGGCTGGACGACGATGGATGCCCGGTCGAGGGGGTTCTTGGCGCGTCGCGAGCGCCGTGCAGCGTGGCGTGTCCGTGCTCGGCGTGTCCCTGCTCGGCGCAGCGCTGCTCTGGGGCTGCGGGGGAGGGAACGCGTCAGGGCCCCCGGTCAGCGCCGCCGAGTACCAGGGGAGCGAGGCGCTCAATCCGAAGCTGCCCGACGGGAGCGTGGTCTACCTGAGCTACGACGCGCACCATCCGGAGTGCTTCGTCTTCGTGGGCGACGCTCCTGTGGGAGGCACCGAGGCGAAGGGGGAGCGGAAGACGGAAGACGTCGCTTGTCCCGACGCGGCCCTGCCTTTGAAGGCCTGCCCTGCGGGGCTCGTGTACCGCTCGACGTCGCAGGCCGACTGCATCTGCGTCCCGGCGGGCGGCGACGAGGCCCACCGCATCACCTGCCCGCACTGATGCCCATCCCGGCGGGGGGGCACTTCCTCGTCGTGTCGGTCGGCCTTCTGGCGCTCACTCCTCCTCGGGGAGTCGGTACAGCGTCGAGACGACGACGAGCGCCCCCAGCAGCGCGGCCGCGCCTCCCAGGATCCATGTCCCTGACACCGGGCCCACCGCGGCCGTGATCGCAGCGTCCCCCTGGCTCGGCCAGAGCTTCAGCGCCCAGCCGAGGTACACGGCCAGCAGCAGCCACAGGTAGTTGCGCCGCAGCCGCACCGAGGCCGCCTGGATCAGCCCCAGCGGCGCGCGCGGCGTCCTCAAGCTCGTCCACAGCGCGTCCTGCCAGCCCTCCTGCGCGTCCTTGCCGAGCACCGCCCCGTAGAAGCCCGTCTCCAGAAGCCGCACGCGCATGCGGCTGAGCTCGTAGAAGCGGAAGCGGCGGGACTCCATCCAGAGAAAGATCAGATCGAGGAGCAGCACGAGCGGGAACACCCCGTGCGGCACCCGATCCTGCCCCAGCGCGAACGTGGTGAGCGCGGCCGAGGTGCCGACCGCCCAGTTCGTGGTGGTGTCCAGCCGCCCCCGGTAGGCCACCATCCGGCCCAGCTCGCCCCGGTAGAGGTGAGCCAGCGCCGTCGGGATGTCCTTGGGGTGGAGTTCCATGCCGTCGGGCATCTTCGTGTGGCCTCAGGCCCCGA is part of the Chondromyces crocatus genome and encodes:
- a CDS encoding DUF2270 domain-containing protein, encoding MELHPKDIPTALAHLYRGELGRMVAYRGRLDTTTNWAVGTSAALTTFALGQDRVPHGVFPLVLLLDLIFLWMESRRFRFYELSRMRVRLLETGFYGAVLGKDAQEGWQDALWTSLRTPRAPLGLIQAASVRLRRNYLWLLLAVYLGWALKLWPSQGDAAITAAVGPVSGTWILGGAAALLGALVVVSTLYRLPEEE
- a CDS encoding P1 family peptidase; this translates as MSGGTPRKPRLRELGVSIGRFPVGQHNAITDVDGVRVNHVTLVEGSGKLVPGVGPVRTGVTAVMPAHGDPFLDRVFAASYVLNGAGEVTGLSQIEEWGLCETPILLCSTLCVGRVADSTVAWLSQQHPMIGQEYDVVIPVVAECDDSYMNDAVGRHVTPADVAEALDGVRAGPVEEGCVGAGTGMQTFHFAGGIGTSSRIIDLAGVSYTVGSLVLSNFGVRDLLRIDGVPIGRMIADRFAHVPQRAPAGSIIVLVATDVPMTHRQLGRLSRRAALAIGRTGGYAAHNSGEIILSWSTANRIPRLSEHGRHVVELILDTTIDPLYEATVDVVEEAILNAICAGVDMVGHSGHRAPALPSDLVAELLRRHRIPHASDPGRSHGGSAQ
- a CDS encoding nuclear transport factor 2 family protein; the encoded protein is MRLSGLAWALACGLSACTASSTHMSGPCPPEAQPAPGASGAIENAATAKGAAASEGTADTAAIEAELEALHRRLVAAYASNDVATLEQLVAPDHIHNNVFGMLQDKEALLGDIRSGTLRFQSYDITSSRWFIEGDLAIVTGTLSAVAERAGKPVPVKAFRFTRIFRKRDGAWLEFLFHNTMIVTPPGAPPAPGAR
- a CDS encoding NmrA/HSCARG family protein, with product MTQSEREILVTGATGAQGGAVVRHLLQRGYRVRALCRDPQKPAAKALSEAGVRVLQGDFDDAASLAEATRGVYGVFGVQNFWDGFPGPCIGLEHEVRQGKALLDAAKAADVRHFVQASAGGAAATPCIPSTESKRRIELHAKAIGIPWTFVRSVFFMDNLVHPAWGFMQPILEGRLELSLAPETRLQVIAVDDIGHFVGMAFDRPREFVGSAFDLAGDELSMLEMAAVFSRVMGKEIRFTGSLAGLERVKAFSEELASVFRWAHEVGFGAFIPGLRALHPGLSTLEAFLRRAGWEGRGGRA